A part of Streptomyces sp. NBC_01235 genomic DNA contains:
- a CDS encoding TerD family protein, translating to MSGLNKGIRKIEMALKWDPSPAGQPPTDLDIVAATYLAADPAGAPDYVVHFDSRSPDGTIYLNRDSKDGKGFGWDEVMTLELERLDARYARVVVGVVIQQNPEHRTFVSVLNPGFRIREGYTVLDEDDFGGVLGATAATVGEFVREPSDGWSFHAGVQGFEDDPATFTRIMGQVRQS from the coding sequence GTGAGCGGCCTCAACAAGGGAATCCGCAAGATCGAGATGGCACTGAAGTGGGACCCGAGTCCGGCGGGGCAGCCGCCCACGGATCTGGACATCGTGGCCGCGACCTACCTGGCGGCCGATCCGGCCGGTGCCCCTGACTATGTCGTGCACTTCGACAGTCGCTCGCCCGACGGCACGATCTATCTCAACCGGGACAGCAAGGACGGCAAGGGCTTCGGCTGGGACGAGGTCATGACGCTGGAACTCGAACGGCTGGACGCGCGGTACGCGCGCGTGGTCGTCGGCGTCGTCATCCAGCAGAACCCGGAGCACCGGACCTTCGTCAGCGTCCTCAACCCCGGCTTCCGGATACGAGAGGGCTACACCGTCCTGGACGAGGACGACTTCGGCGGCGTTCTCGGCGCGACCGCGGCGACGGTCGGGGAGTTCGTGCGCGAGCCGTCCGACGGCTGGTCGTTCCACGCCGGCGTCCAGGGCTTCGAGGACGACCCGGCGACGTTCACGAGGATCATGGGCCAGGTGCGCCAGTCCTGA
- a CDS encoding ribonuclease HII has product MPYEPPTHTVERSLRATTGAKVIAGVDEVGRGAWAGPVTVCAAVTGLRRPPMGLTDSKLLTVKRRTELAEVLLKWVTSYALGHASPEEIDDLGMTAALRLAAGRALEALPIRPDAVILDGKHDYLGDPWRVRTVIKGDRSCVAVAAASVIAKVRRDKMMAELGIDHADFGFADNAGYPSPVHKAALEERGPTPYHRLSWAYLDALPQWRHLKKARSWANGSVPEIEGQLGFDF; this is encoded by the coding sequence ATGCCGTACGAACCACCCACTCACACCGTCGAGCGCTCCCTTCGCGCCACGACCGGAGCGAAGGTCATTGCCGGTGTCGACGAGGTCGGCCGCGGCGCGTGGGCCGGGCCTGTCACCGTCTGCGCGGCGGTCACCGGACTCCGCAGGCCCCCCATGGGCCTCACCGATTCCAAGCTGCTCACCGTCAAGCGGCGCACCGAGCTTGCCGAGGTACTGCTGAAGTGGGTGACGTCGTACGCTCTGGGGCACGCCTCCCCGGAGGAGATCGACGACCTGGGGATGACCGCCGCGCTGCGGCTCGCCGCCGGGCGGGCCCTGGAGGCCCTCCCGATCCGCCCGGACGCGGTGATCCTCGACGGGAAGCACGACTATCTCGGTGATCCGTGGCGGGTCCGCACGGTGATCAAGGGCGACCGGTCGTGCGTGGCGGTCGCGGCGGCCTCGGTGATCGCCAAGGTCCGGCGCGACAAAATGATGGCCGAACTGGGCATCGACCATGCAGACTTCGGCTTTGCGGACAATGCCGGGTATCCGTCGCCCGTGCACAAGGCCGCACTGGAGGAGCGGGGCCCCACCCCGTACCACCGGTTGTCGTGGGCGTATCTTGATGCGCTGCCCCAGTGGCGGCACCTCAAGAAGGCCCGCAGCTGGGCGAACGGAAGCGTTCCGGAGATCGAAGGTCAGCTCGGCTTCGACTTCTGA
- a CDS encoding histidine phosphatase family protein, with the protein MARPRRIVLVRHGESTGNVDDTVYEREPDHALALTERGWRQAEETGKNLREVFGRERVSVYVSPYRRTHETLRAFHLDSELIRVREEPRLREQDWGNWQDRDDVQLQRTYRDAYGHFFYRFAQGESGADVYDRVGGFLESLYRSFEAPDHPPNVLIVTHGLAMRLFCMRWFHWTVAEFESLSNPGNAEMRMLVLGDDGKYTLDRPFNRWRDPEPYGITG; encoded by the coding sequence ATGGCACGACCACGGCGCATCGTCCTTGTCCGGCACGGGGAGTCAACGGGCAATGTTGATGACACCGTCTACGAGCGTGAGCCCGACCATGCACTGGCCCTGACCGAGCGGGGCTGGCGGCAGGCGGAGGAGACGGGAAAGAACCTGCGGGAGGTCTTCGGCCGCGAGCGGGTCAGCGTGTACGTCTCCCCGTACCGGCGCACCCACGAGACCCTCAGAGCCTTCCACCTCGACTCCGAGCTCATACGGGTACGCGAGGAGCCCCGGCTGCGCGAGCAGGACTGGGGAAACTGGCAGGACCGCGACGACGTACAGCTGCAGAGGACCTACCGGGACGCCTACGGGCACTTCTTCTACCGCTTCGCCCAGGGCGAGAGCGGAGCCGACGTCTACGACCGGGTCGGCGGCTTCCTGGAGAGCCTGTACCGCAGCTTCGAGGCCCCGGACCACCCGCCGAACGTCCTCATCGTGACCCACGGCCTCGCCATGCGCCTGTTCTGCATGCGCTGGTTCCACTGGACGGTCGCCGAGTTCGAGTCCCTGTCGAACCCGGGGAACGCCGAGATGCGGATGCTCGTTCTCGGGGACGACGGCAAGTACACGCTCGACCGGCCCTTCAACCGCTGGCGAGACCCGGAGCCGTACGGGATCACCGGATAG
- a CDS encoding DUF4192 domain-containing protein yields the protein MYDGNAEYGASPAAHQVTLRTPAELADALPYLLGYRPEDSIVLVALHDLGGRGRFGGRARLGIPANPDDWGAVAHQLAQGLVTGSERRGNRPAQMVAYLCQEPAKGETGRDVMERLQSLAHQLRLECGHLDVPVIEALCISDGRFWSYCCGGKGCCPVEGVPMGLPGTSVLAAAATYAGIQVRGTLRELRARLLPLETGAAVEQEVALDTAGMALIPRILDEASRATVAGETLELAGRVMRRFAEAPVVSGVLIADHRDDELLGFDEAAALILGLQDRVTRDRAAEWMEGDEAAPALRLWRALARRCVGPYGEHAAAPLTLAGWVAWSSGDELEAREALAMALGADPGYLFARLLHQACNEGLDPESVRRCLRSERGGRGRHTAAQSPGRGAPAESSEGPESTGGTGDMGGTKAPAGLHGAAKDVDRPGEAKDVDRAGGAKDVADSGPHGPAPCASGPASTSALTTARRRRRSRSTATGVDHTQAGTGAGAGAGAGKEPEHRAAGTNGPRPRTPRTHATRPAVPSRAGSRSRPSGKASTRRHGDCAEGVRTDGDDTTGKA from the coding sequence ATGTACGACGGAAACGCCGAGTACGGCGCAAGCCCCGCCGCCCACCAGGTCACCCTGCGCACCCCGGCCGAACTGGCCGATGCGCTGCCCTACCTGCTCGGATACCGGCCGGAGGACAGCATCGTCCTGGTTGCCCTGCACGACCTGGGCGGACGGGGCCGGTTCGGCGGCCGGGCCCGGCTCGGCATTCCCGCGAACCCGGACGACTGGGGAGCCGTCGCCCACCAGTTGGCCCAAGGGCTCGTGACGGGCAGCGAACGCCGCGGCAACCGTCCGGCGCAGATGGTCGCCTACCTCTGCCAGGAACCGGCGAAGGGCGAGACGGGCCGGGATGTCATGGAACGGCTGCAGTCGCTGGCCCACCAACTCCGCCTCGAATGCGGTCACCTCGACGTCCCGGTGATCGAGGCGCTCTGTATCTCCGACGGGCGTTTCTGGTCGTACTGCTGCGGAGGCAAGGGTTGCTGCCCGGTCGAGGGCGTCCCGATGGGGCTGCCCGGCACCTCCGTTCTGGCCGCGGCCGCGACCTACGCCGGGATCCAGGTCCGGGGGACCCTGCGCGAACTGCGGGCCCGACTGCTGCCTCTCGAGACCGGCGCCGCAGTGGAGCAGGAAGTCGCCCTGGACACCGCCGGAATGGCGCTCATCCCGAGGATCCTCGACGAGGCGAGTCGGGCGACGGTGGCCGGGGAGACGCTCGAACTCGCCGGACGGGTCATGCGCCGCTTCGCCGAGGCGCCCGTCGTGTCGGGTGTGCTCATTGCGGACCACCGAGACGACGAGCTGCTCGGATTCGACGAAGCCGCAGCCCTGATCCTCGGCCTTCAGGACCGGGTGACGCGCGACCGGGCGGCGGAGTGGATGGAGGGCGACGAGGCCGCTCCCGCCCTGCGCCTGTGGAGGGCGCTGGCCCGCCGCTGCGTGGGACCCTACGGCGAACACGCGGCGGCGCCTCTCACCCTCGCAGGCTGGGTCGCCTGGTCCAGCGGCGACGAACTCGAGGCGAGGGAGGCCCTTGCCATGGCCCTGGGCGCGGACCCGGGATATCTGTTCGCCCGTCTCCTGCACCAGGCCTGCAATGAAGGCCTCGACCCCGAGTCGGTACGACGTTGCCTGCGTTCCGAGCGCGGGGGGCGCGGGCGGCACACAGCGGCGCAGAGTCCGGGCAGGGGGGCGCCGGCCGAGAGCTCCGAGGGTCCCGAGAGTACGGGGGGTACGGGGGACATGGGCGGGACGAAGGCCCCCGCAGGACTCCACGGTGCAGCCAAGGACGTGGACCGTCCCGGCGAAGCCAAGGACGTGGACCGTGCCGGTGGGGCGAAGGACGTAGCGGACTCGGGCCCGCACGGCCCAGCCCCCTGTGCGTCAGGACCTGCGTCGACGTCCGCACTCACGACCGCCCGCAGGCGTCGTCGCTCCCGTTCCACCGCTACAGGCGTCGACCACACGCAGGCTGGGACAGGAGCAGGAGCAGGAGCAGGAGCAGGGAAGGAACCGGAACACCGAGCGGCGGGAACGAACGGCCCTCGTCCTCGCACCCCGAGGACGCACGCCACGCGCCCCGCCGTGCCAAGCCGCGCAGGATCACGCTCCCGTCCCTCGGGCAAGGCCTCCACACGACGTCATGGCGACTGTGCGGAAGGCGTGCGGACCGACGGCGACGACACCACGGGGAAGGCATGA
- a CDS encoding RecQ family ATP-dependent DNA helicase codes for MEHTSNTDLRADADTVLARLVGDASGAARLREDQWRAIEALVADRRRALVVQRTGWGKSAVYFVATSLLRARGSGPTVIVSPLLALMRNQVEAAARAGIHARTINSSNSEEWDTVQGEIAAGEVDVLLVSPERLNNPDFRDQVLPELAAATGLLVVDEAHCISDWGHDFRPDYRRLRTMLTDLPPGVPVLATTATANARVTADVAEQLGTGGASDALVLRGPLDRESLSLNVLRLPDAAHRMAWLADHLDALPGSGIVYTLTVAAAEEVTAFLRQRGHVVASYTGRTENADRQQAEEDLLANKVKALVATSALGMGFDKPDLGFVVHLGSPSSPIAYYQQVGRAGRGVEHAEVLLLPGKEDEAIWEYFASLAFPSEELVRRTLDVLSRAQRPVSLPALEPLVELRRSRLESMLKVLDVDGAVKRVKGGWLSTGQPWTYETERYEWVARQRKAEQEAMRQYASTTDCRMEFLQRQLDDDGAKPCGRCDNCAEARYVADTSTASLDAARVDLGRAGVEVEPRRMWPTGLPAIGMELKGRIPAGEQAAAGRALGRLSDIGWGNRLRPMLTAQAPDGQVPDDVAKAVVGVLADWAKGPGGWACGGTDAPPRPVGVVTVASRTRPRLIHSLGTRIAEVGRLPLLGSVEYTADAAAISRSNSAQRLKALHGLLEVPPALAAALAEAQGPVLLVDDYTETGWTLAVAARMLRRAGAQGVLPLVLAVQG; via the coding sequence ATGGAGCACACGAGCAACACGGATCTCCGGGCCGACGCCGACACCGTCCTCGCCCGCCTCGTCGGCGACGCTTCGGGCGCGGCCCGGCTGCGCGAGGACCAGTGGCGGGCGATCGAGGCGCTCGTCGCCGACCGGCGCCGGGCTCTGGTGGTCCAGCGGACGGGATGGGGCAAGTCCGCGGTCTACTTCGTGGCGACCTCTCTGCTCCGAGCCCGCGGCTCCGGCCCGACGGTGATCGTCTCCCCGCTGCTCGCCCTGATGCGCAACCAGGTCGAGGCCGCGGCCCGGGCCGGTATCCACGCACGAACCATCAACTCCTCGAACAGCGAGGAGTGGGACACCGTGCAGGGCGAGATCGCGGCCGGCGAGGTCGACGTCCTGCTGGTCAGCCCTGAGCGGCTCAACAACCCGGACTTCCGGGACCAGGTACTGCCCGAACTGGCCGCCGCGACCGGGCTGCTCGTGGTCGACGAGGCCCACTGCATCTCCGACTGGGGCCACGACTTCCGGCCGGACTACCGTCGGCTGCGGACCATGCTCACCGATCTCCCGCCCGGCGTACCGGTGCTCGCCACGACCGCGACCGCCAACGCGCGCGTGACCGCCGACGTCGCCGAACAGCTCGGCACCGGCGGCGCTTCGGACGCCTTGGTGCTGCGTGGCCCGCTGGACCGCGAGAGTCTCAGTCTGAACGTGCTGCGGTTGCCCGACGCCGCGCACCGGATGGCCTGGCTCGCCGACCATCTCGACGCACTGCCCGGCTCCGGGATCGTCTACACGCTCACCGTGGCCGCAGCAGAGGAGGTCACCGCCTTCCTGCGGCAGCGCGGGCACGTCGTCGCCTCGTACACGGGTCGCACGGAGAACGCCGACCGGCAGCAGGCCGAGGAAGACCTGCTGGCCAACAAGGTCAAGGCGCTGGTCGCCACGTCCGCGCTCGGGATGGGCTTCGACAAGCCCGACCTCGGTTTCGTCGTGCACCTCGGCTCGCCTTCCTCCCCCATCGCGTACTACCAGCAGGTTGGCCGCGCCGGACGCGGCGTCGAGCACGCGGAGGTGCTCCTGCTGCCCGGGAAGGAGGACGAGGCGATCTGGGAGTACTTCGCGTCGCTCGCGTTCCCGTCGGAGGAGCTGGTGCGCCGCACACTGGACGTTCTCTCGCGCGCGCAGCGGCCCGTGTCGCTGCCCGCGCTGGAGCCCCTGGTGGAGCTGCGCCGCTCCCGGCTGGAGAGCATGCTCAAGGTCCTCGACGTGGACGGGGCGGTCAAGCGGGTCAAGGGCGGCTGGCTCTCGACCGGGCAGCCGTGGACGTACGAGACCGAGCGGTACGAGTGGGTCGCGCGGCAGCGCAAGGCCGAACAGGAGGCGATGCGGCAGTACGCGTCGACGACGGACTGCCGGATGGAGTTCCTCCAGCGCCAGCTCGACGACGACGGTGCCAAGCCCTGCGGACGCTGCGACAACTGCGCGGAGGCGCGCTATGTCGCCGACACGTCCACGGCCTCGCTGGACGCCGCGCGGGTGGATCTGGGCCGCGCGGGCGTCGAGGTGGAGCCCCGCCGGATGTGGCCGACCGGCCTGCCGGCGATCGGCATGGAGCTCAAGGGGCGTATTCCGGCGGGTGAACAGGCGGCGGCCGGGCGGGCCTTGGGACGCCTCTCGGACATCGGCTGGGGCAATCGGCTGCGCCCGATGCTCACCGCGCAGGCTCCCGACGGGCAGGTTCCGGACGATGTGGCGAAGGCCGTGGTGGGAGTGCTGGCCGACTGGGCGAAGGGACCAGGCGGTTGGGCCTGTGGAGGGACCGACGCCCCGCCGCGCCCGGTCGGCGTGGTCACCGTCGCCTCACGCACACGACCGCGGCTGATCCACTCACTGGGCACACGCATCGCGGAGGTCGGCCGACTGCCTCTCCTGGGCTCGGTGGAGTACACCGCCGACGCTGCGGCGATCTCCCGGAGCAACAGCGCCCAACGCCTCAAAGCACTCCACGGTCTGCTGGAGGTACCGCCCGCGCTCGCTGCCGCACTGGCCGAGGCACAGGGCCCCGTTCTGCTCGTGGACGACTACACCGAGACCGGTTGGACCCTCGCGGTCGCGGCCCGGATGCTCCGCCGCGCGGGCGCGCAGGGGGTGTTGCCTCTGGTCCTGGCCGTGCAGGGCTGA
- a CDS encoding YdbC family protein — protein MLVKWIRCTVVDRRGFERGQRKWAGLLGEPGFRGQGGGWSRGRPSVAHVFAFWESRAFYDSFMARSHDRLAAAQSGTFKDAQVRLFDYRFDVKTGFEPRFTDSDLLRVALCRVHEERAEHFTLMQEKVWNPAMAGSPGMIRGFFAEAPGHEFLVLSMWRSQAEHGKYRTERVERLALRAQTEADISSLTGDIVELESTWTV, from the coding sequence GTGCTGGTCAAGTGGATTCGCTGCACCGTGGTGGACCGCCGCGGTTTCGAACGGGGACAGCGAAAGTGGGCGGGGCTTCTGGGGGAGCCGGGATTTCGGGGACAGGGCGGGGGCTGGAGCAGGGGACGGCCCTCCGTCGCGCATGTCTTCGCCTTCTGGGAGAGCCGCGCCTTCTACGACTCCTTCATGGCACGCTCCCACGACCGGCTGGCGGCGGCGCAGTCGGGCACCTTCAAGGACGCCCAGGTGCGGCTGTTCGACTACCGCTTCGACGTGAAGACGGGCTTCGAGCCCCGTTTCACCGACTCCGACCTGCTGCGAGTGGCACTGTGCCGGGTCCACGAGGAACGCGCCGAGCACTTCACCCTGATGCAGGAGAAGGTGTGGAACCCCGCCATGGCCGGCTCGCCCGGCATGATCCGAGGGTTCTTCGCCGAGGCGCCCGGTCACGAGTTCCTGGTGCTGTCGATGTGGCGTTCGCAGGCGGAGCACGGAAAGTACCGCACCGAGCGCGTGGAGCGGCTCGCACTGCGTGCCCAGACGGAGGCGGACATCTCCTCTCTCACCGGCGACATCGTCGAACTTGAGTCCACCTGGACGGTTTGA
- a CDS encoding TetR/AcrR family transcriptional regulator has translation MITSRWTAAPAQAASPRRRGAVLERAILDAALEQLGTVGWNGLTMEGVAAGAQTGKAAVYRRWPSKEDLVADALRAGLPRLDAAPDRGSVREDLAALCREARDVMFSRPGSALRSVIHECDPTRAERFHALIFEGVVEPTVKLLHEVISRGIERGEVRHDAANGYVFDVIPAMMMYRSKMCACEWNDRDLDEMIDRLMLPLLRPVAP, from the coding sequence ATGATCACTTCGCGCTGGACGGCCGCCCCCGCTCAGGCGGCCTCCCCCCGTCGGCGCGGCGCTGTGCTCGAACGCGCGATTCTCGATGCCGCGCTGGAGCAGTTGGGCACCGTCGGCTGGAACGGACTCACGATGGAAGGCGTCGCGGCCGGTGCCCAGACGGGCAAGGCCGCCGTCTATCGCCGCTGGCCGTCCAAGGAGGACCTGGTCGCGGACGCCCTGCGGGCCGGGCTGCCCCGGCTGGATGCCGCCCCCGATCGAGGGAGCGTGCGTGAGGACTTGGCCGCCCTGTGCCGCGAGGCGCGTGACGTGATGTTCTCCCGGCCCGGTTCCGCACTGCGCTCGGTAATTCACGAATGCGATCCAACTCGGGCGGAGCGCTTCCATGCCTTGATCTTCGAGGGCGTGGTGGAGCCGACCGTCAAGCTCCTTCATGAGGTCATCAGTAGGGGAATCGAGAGGGGTGAGGTGCGGCACGACGCGGCGAACGGTTATGTCTTCGACGTCATTCCGGCCATGATGATGTATCGATCAAAGATGTGCGCATGCGAATGGAATGATCGCGATCTCGACGAGATGATCGACCGGCTCATGCTGCCGTTGCTCCGACCGGTCGCGCCCTGA
- a CDS encoding MFS transporter — MTTSQLIQDQKPGAARREGHPGIALTVIAACQLMVVLDATIVNIALPHIQDALKFSTTDLTWVVSAYTLTFGGLLLLGARAGDILGRRRVFMTGILLFTFASLLGGLAQEPWQLLAARALQGMGGAIASPTSLALITTTFPEGPERNRAFGVFAAVSAGGGAIGLLAGGMLTEWLDWRWVLFVNVPIGVLIAALAPLYISESERHPGRFDIAGALTSTTGMASLVYAFIRAAEEGWRDSLTLGAFGAALVLLIAFVFTEMRAKEPITPLKMFADRNRSGTYVIMLSLAAAMFGMFFYIVLFVQNVLGYSPIKAGLAFLPVTVAIATGAGLSQRFLPVLGPKPFMVTGASLVVVGLTWQAFINPDSSYVGGVLGPMVVFGFGMGLNFVTVTITAVAGVAQHEAGAASGLLNATQQVGGSLGLSILTTVFGTASKDEAEKQLPKFLADGSAEQKAEFARTHQLPAPWGHEVLAQGISTAFVPAAAMAALALMTAWFVIRVRKSDLEALSGTAGPVVG; from the coding sequence GTGACAACCTCTCAGTTGATTCAGGACCAGAAACCGGGTGCGGCCCGCCGGGAGGGGCATCCCGGCATCGCGCTCACCGTCATCGCGGCCTGCCAACTCATGGTGGTACTCGATGCCACGATTGTGAACATCGCACTCCCGCACATTCAAGACGCGCTCAAGTTCAGCACCACCGACCTCACCTGGGTGGTCAGCGCCTACACGCTCACCTTCGGAGGCCTCCTGCTGCTCGGTGCCCGAGCCGGTGACATCCTCGGCCGACGCCGGGTGTTCATGACCGGCATCCTGCTCTTCACCTTCGCCTCGCTCCTCGGCGGACTGGCCCAGGAGCCCTGGCAGTTGCTGGCCGCGCGCGCCCTGCAGGGGATGGGAGGCGCCATCGCGTCGCCCACCTCGCTGGCGCTGATCACCACCACGTTCCCGGAGGGACCGGAGCGGAACCGGGCCTTCGGCGTCTTCGCCGCCGTCTCGGCGGGCGGCGGTGCCATCGGCCTGCTCGCGGGCGGCATGCTCACCGAGTGGCTCGACTGGCGCTGGGTGCTGTTCGTCAACGTGCCCATCGGAGTACTCATCGCCGCCCTCGCGCCGCTGTACATCAGCGAGTCCGAACGGCACCCCGGGCGCTTCGACATAGCCGGCGCGCTGACCTCCACGACCGGCATGGCCTCCCTTGTCTACGCCTTCATCCGCGCTGCGGAGGAAGGATGGCGGGACAGCCTCACCCTCGGCGCCTTCGGCGCCGCGCTGGTCCTGCTGATCGCCTTCGTGTTCACGGAGATGCGGGCCAAGGAACCGATCACTCCGCTGAAGATGTTCGCCGACCGCAACCGCTCCGGAACGTACGTGATCATGCTGAGCCTCGCTGCGGCCATGTTCGGCATGTTCTTCTACATCGTCCTGTTCGTGCAGAACGTACTGGGCTACAGCCCGATCAAGGCAGGCCTCGCCTTCCTCCCCGTCACGGTCGCCATCGCGACGGGCGCGGGTCTGTCGCAGCGCTTCCTGCCGGTCCTGGGCCCCAAGCCGTTCATGGTCACCGGCGCCTCGCTGGTGGTCGTCGGCCTGACCTGGCAGGCCTTCATCAACCCGGACAGTTCCTACGTCGGCGGGGTGCTGGGGCCGATGGTGGTCTTCGGGTTCGGCATGGGTCTGAACTTCGTGACGGTGACGATCACCGCGGTCGCAGGTGTCGCCCAGCACGAAGCGGGTGCCGCGTCCGGCCTGCTCAACGCCACGCAGCAGGTGGGCGGTTCGCTCGGGCTGTCCATCCTGACGACCGTCTTCGGGACGGCGAGCAAGGACGAGGCGGAGAAACAACTGCCGAAGTTCCTCGCCGACGGATCCGCGGAGCAGAAGGCCGAGTTCGCCAGAACACACCAACTGCCCGCTCCCTGGGGGCACGAGGTACTCGCCCAGGGCATCTCGACGGCCTTTGTCCCAGCCGCCGCGATGGCCGCGCTCGCTCTGATGACGGCCTGGTTCGTGATCCGTGTCCGTAAGAGCGACCTCGAGGCGCTGTCCGGCACGGCAGGTCCCGTGGTCGGCTGA
- a CDS encoding ADP-ribosylglycohydrolase family protein: MTADSSPDGRLERALASLRGLAVGDALGSQFFVPVNYPLLQRRELPPGPWQWTDDTEMACSVVAVLATHHRIDQDALAHAFAEHHDFDRGYGPAVNRLLRLVREGADWRELSAALFNGQGSWGNGAAMRIAPLGAWYADDPEQATHQAEISAYPTHQHREAVVGAMAVAAAAALAGAPGGPPSAEALLDGVIALVPKSAVGAGLRRARDMLDYADAATVAAVLGCGRRTSAHDTVPFAIWSAARALGDYETAFWTTAQVGGDVDTTCAIVGGVLASGKTGAPPAAWARQVEALPGWVPASV; this comes from the coding sequence ATGACCGCTGATTCCTCTCCCGACGGGCGCCTGGAGCGCGCCCTGGCCAGCCTGCGTGGCCTCGCCGTGGGTGACGCGCTGGGCTCACAGTTCTTCGTGCCGGTGAACTATCCGCTGCTGCAGCGCCGCGAACTGCCGCCCGGCCCGTGGCAGTGGACCGACGACACCGAGATGGCCTGCTCCGTGGTGGCCGTCCTGGCCACCCACCATCGCATCGACCAGGACGCCCTGGCCCACGCCTTCGCGGAGCACCACGACTTCGACCGCGGATACGGCCCTGCGGTGAACCGGCTGCTGAGGCTGGTCAGGGAGGGCGCCGACTGGCGCGAACTGTCAGCCGCCCTGTTCAACGGGCAGGGGTCCTGGGGCAACGGCGCAGCGATGCGGATCGCCCCCTTGGGAGCCTGGTACGCGGACGACCCCGAGCAGGCGACCCATCAGGCGGAGATCTCCGCCTACCCCACGCATCAGCACAGGGAGGCCGTGGTCGGTGCCATGGCCGTCGCCGCGGCCGCCGCGCTGGCCGGCGCCCCCGGAGGCCCGCCCAGCGCCGAGGCGCTTCTGGACGGTGTCATCGCCCTCGTCCCGAAGAGTGCCGTCGGCGCGGGTCTGAGGCGTGCCAGGGACATGCTCGATTACGCCGACGCGGCCACCGTCGCGGCCGTGCTGGGCTGCGGGAGGCGTACGTCGGCCCATGACACCGTCCCCTTCGCGATCTGGTCGGCTGCTCGCGCTCTCGGTGACTACGAGACGGCGTTCTGGACGACCGCGCAGGTCGGCGGGGACGTGGACACGACCTGCGCCATCGTGGGCGGAGTGCTGGCGTCCGGCAAGACCGGGGCGCCTCCGGCGGCCTGGGCCCGACAGGTGGAAGCGCTGCCGGGGTGGGTGCCCGCGTCCGTGTGA